One segment of Tenrec ecaudatus isolate mTenEca1 chromosome 1, mTenEca1.hap1, whole genome shotgun sequence DNA contains the following:
- the KLHDC8A gene encoding kelch domain-containing protein 8A: MEVPSVKDFQWKRLAPLPSRRVYCSLLETGGQVYAIGGCDDNGVPMDCFEVYSPEADQWTALPPLPTARAGVAVTALGKRIMVIGGVGTSQLPLKVVEMYNIDEGKWKRRSVLREAAMGISVTAKDYRVYAAGGMGPDLRPHNHLLHYDMLKDMWVSLAPMPTPRYAATSFLRGSKIYVLGGRQSKYAINAFEVFDIETRSWTKFPNIPSKRAFSNFVTLDNRLYSLGGLRQGRLYRQPKFLRTMDVFDVEQGGWLKMERSFFLKKRRADFVAGSLSGRIVVAGGLGNQPTVLETAEAFHPGKNKWETLPAMPTPRCACSSIVLKNCLLAVGGVNQGLSDAVEALCVLDA, translated from the exons ATGGAGGTGCCGAGCGTCAAGGACTTCCAGTGGAAGCGCCTGGCACCGCTGCCCAGCCGCCGGGTCTACTGCTCCCTGCTGGAGACCGGGGGGCAGGTCTATGCCATCGGTGGATGTGACGACAACGGTGTCCCCATGGACTGCTTCGAGGTCTACTCCCCGGAGGCGGACCAGTGGACCGCCCTACCGCCCTTGCCCACAGCCCGGGCCGGCGTGGCCGTCACCGCGCTGGGGAAGAGGATCATGGTGATCGGGGGTGTGGGCACCAGCCAGCTGCCCCTGAAGGTCGTGGAGATGTACAACATCGATGAAGGCAAGTGGAAGAGGAGGAGCGTGCTCCGAGAGGCGGCCATGGGCATTTCCGTCACAGCCAAAG ATTATCGCGTGTACGCTGCAGGTGGCATGGGCCCGGACCTCCGCCCCCACAACCACCTCCTGCACTATGATATGCTCAAGGATATGTGGGTGTCCCTAGCCCCCATGCCCACCCCAAGATATGCTGCCACCTCCTTCCTCCGAGGCTCCAAGATCTATGTGCTGG GGGGACGGCAGTCCAAGTATGCGATCAACGCCTTTGAGGTCTTTGACATTGAGACGCGCTCCTGGACCAAGTTTCCCAACATCCCCAGTAAGCGGGCCTTCTCCAACTTTGTGACCCTGGACAACCGCTTGTATAGCCTGGGAGGCCTGCGGCAGGGCCGGCTCTACCGGCAGCCCAAGTTCCTGCGGACCATGGACGTGTTCGATGTGGAGCAGG GGGGATGGCTGAAGATGGAACGCTCCTTCTTTCTCAAGAAGCGGCGGGCTGACTttgtggctggctctctgagtggCCGGATCGTCGTGGCCGGGGGACTGG GGAACCAGCCCACAGTCCTGGAGACGGCGGAGGCGTTCCACCCAGGGAAGAACAAGTGGGAGACCCTCCCAGCCATGCCTACACCCCGCTGTGCCTGCTCCAGCATTGTCCTCAAGAACTGTCTCCTGGCTGTCGGGGGTGTTAACCAGGGTCTGAGTGATGCCGTGGAAGCCCTGTGTGTCTTGGACGCCTAG